The genomic region ATAATTATGGCTGGTATAAATCGTCAGGTGGTATCCGTACCCTGCAAACACTGGGGCGGGGATATCCAGCATTGTAAAACCTGTAAGGGGACCGGGTTTGTGAATGTAGCCGTTGGCTGGGACGGACAGCCCAGACCCTGCACGCACCGTGGCGGAGAGATCCGCAACTGTCATACCTGCAAAGGGAGCGGCTGGGCAGGTATTGTCGATTAGTCATTTTTTATCCCCTCTTTCTGGCTTTTCGTACGTTTCCCCGGGGAGATGAAACGATATCCTTTTTATTCACAACATCCTGCGCTTATCCATGAGCAGCTGGTGCGAGTCGGAGAACGGATACATGTATGGTTCCTTGATCCTGCTTGCAGCGGTTATCCTCTTCTCGCTTGGAATGTTCTCCATCTTTATCCTGCACGGCTATTTCTCCGGTCAGGCCGCTTCCTCTTCAATGAATGTCCTTACCGATAATCTTGCACTTGAGGGGACCGTGACCGGATATGCTGACCTCACCGGACTTCCTGCAGATGCCCCGGCAAAGCAGGTGGCACAGTTGTCTTCGGGTATGAATGCCGTCCGGCTGAATCTCCGGCTGGCCTCGCTGCGGATGAACTGGGCGACCGGGACCGGGGTTGATATCTCGCAGGCTTCAGTTATTATAAAGACGCCTCATGGAAGCGAGATAATCCCCCGGAAGACCACCAGCGTCTTTACCCGGCCGGGCTGGTCCATTGTCCGGAAAGGGAGCATGCTTCCCGGAATCACCGCGAATACCGATGATATTCTTGAACCCCGGGAAGTCTTCAGTATCCTTGTATCTCCCTCGGAAAACCTGCAACCCGGAACTCCGTTTATCATTGATATGGATATTCCCAATGTCCAGCCTCTGTCAGTTGAGCGGGTAGTGCCCGGGTCCATGAAATCTGCCATGAATCTGGGATGAGCAGGAGAAGACCGGAATTTCCTTTTTGTCCGGGTCAGATTATCGTGCATGTACGGCCGGAAGAGATTTACTCCTGCCAAAAAACGGCAAATGGTTTACTGAAAAGAAATCGTGCAAAAGAATGAGCGCCCCGGCCGGGACTTGAACCCGGGTCAAAAGCTCCGGAGGCTTCTAGGATGTCCACTACCCTACCGAGGCGCATGTCAACCATGATCGATTCCCGCACGCGTACCGCATAACCGGAATTCTGATCGGTTACGACGTTGAGAATTTCAGCGGGTGCATCAATTCACAGTTCTATAATAACAACACCTCAAAGGATATTAAACCTCTCGGATGCCCGATGGAAACGGAACTGTCTCACCCCCTGTCGGAACAAAAACCGTACCAGTAGCAGGGAATTCCCCGGCGATTCCCCGGCCCTATGCCAAATATATTTTTGGCCGGCAATCGTTGTTGTGCAGGTAAAAAAGAACCTTCCGGAAAATGCGGAGTCAGCTGATATCAGGAAACAAAATCACTTCCGGCAAGGGAACAAGCGTTTTCATGATAACTCTCCCGATAGTATATTCTGGCAGGCATACCCGCTCCCAAAAACCGTGTCTTAAAATTAAATTATCTCGCTCCGATTGCTGTTATTTTCATAAATTTTTCTTTGTTTTCATAAACAACGGGAAAAACCATCAGTAAAAAAAACAGTAATGTCTTTATATCACTTACTGGCTATGGGGTAACAAAGTAGAAATAGACTGGCATCAAATGCTGTTCATCAGATAGCTTCCTGATCCTATGGCATATATCTCCGGACTTGGAACAAGCGACTGGCTACCATTAATCATAATGGTAATATCACTTACGTTCATCGTATCCATTGTTTCAGCAGCCAACTCGCTCACCATCAATGTCAAAGATGCCAAGACCCGGGAGAACGTGGGTGATGCGCTCGTGTATCTGGACGGAGGATACATCGGAACTACTACTTCTAATGGCGGGACACTTGTCATTAATGATGTAGCATCCAAAACTCATACGATACGGGTAACAAAAGAGAATTACAAGGACGTGACAAAAAAATTTGTGTACCCGTCGGATTCCTCACTTGAGATCACCCTCTCGAAAGGCCCTCTTGTCTCTCTCAACCCGAACGGTCCCTCCGCGAATGGGATCAACGTGGTTTTCTATCCATCATCAACATCCTACAGCTGTACCGATAAGAAAGTGATCCAGACCCCCGTTTATATGACCGATGAGACCCGGTTCCGGACTGATGTGGAGTCGGTAATCCGCCAGACCTACCTGGAGCTCGACAAAGTAACATCGCCCTCCGACCCGCTTCCTGCCGGATTCCAGGATAAATTCAATTTCTATTACTATTACGACCCGTCAGCTCCGGCGGATGCGTTCTCCGGTTGTTCCGGTTCGGTTCCTGAAAGTTACTGGAAGGATGTCACCTTCAGCGATATCACGGTTATCCTGTACCCTTCATATACCGGCCTGTACAGCGATGCATCCTGCCAGCCGACCGGCTGTTTCCAGAACTTCGGGCCGGGACGCAGCCTCATGAAAGTCCCTGCAAACCAGGCATCTCTCGTCAGGCATGAGACCGGTCATGCTGTGTTCGAACTGATCGATACTTATTGCGGAAGTACCTATTATTATGAGAACGATCCCCATGCCAATGTCTGGTCCTCCCGGGAAGCCTGCAGATCGGATGCGACATCCAATAACCGGGACCCGGAACTCTGCCGGCAGATAGAGCAGAAGAGTACCGGCACTTCTGCAGCCTGCATCAAGGACTTCTGGCGATGGGATCCGAATCCTGATATCATGGCACAAGGCTACGGCGGCAAATTCGGGACTGCAGCAACGCAGCGCATCAACTATGTTATCTCAAAAGCGGAGGCGGGATGATGATTCAAAAGATCCTGACCGGGTTTCTGGTGATCGGCCTTGTGGCAATCCTGTCCGTGCCGGTTGCTGCAGCACCGCCCCAGCCGGATTACAATAAAATTGTCGATATCCAGCTGAAATACGATGCAACCGGCTATTCGGTCTCCTCTCTTGAGGTCGGGTATGGAAAAGCCCCCAACCTGAATCTCCGTTCCGGCAGCCTGACCGGATCGATCCTGGATACGAAGGGAAATGTGCTCAAAACCTTCTCCATGCAGCAGCCGGCCGTTGCGTACGGGGATATCCTGGGATCCCAGCCCGGGGAGAGCCTGATCGGATACACCGAGCAGCAGGGATCCGGGGCAATGACGATCACGGTTCCTTACCTTACGGGAATGGAT from uncultured Methanoregula sp. harbors:
- a CDS encoding PEGA domain-containing protein yields the protein MVISLTFIVSIVSAANSLTINVKDAKTRENVGDALVYLDGGYIGTTTSNGGTLVINDVASKTHTIRVTKENYKDVTKKFVYPSDSSLEITLSKGPLVSLNPNGPSANGINVVFYPSSTSYSCTDKKVIQTPVYMTDETRFRTDVESVIRQTYLELDKVTSPSDPLPAGFQDKFNFYYYYDPSAPADAFSGCSGSVPESYWKDVTFSDITVILYPSYTGLYSDASCQPTGCFQNFGPGRSLMKVPANQASLVRHETGHAVFELIDTYCGSTYYYENDPHANVWSSREACRSDATSNNRDPELCRQIEQKSTGTSAACIKDFWRWDPNPDIMAQGYGGKFGTAATQRINYVISKAEAG